A genomic window from Rhodococcus sp. KBS0724 includes:
- a CDS encoding APC family permease, giving the protein MSALTEAIARSFTTREKQPTARSPLRALGRRQLSGAEVLAQSVATTAPAVSMVVLPVTMLTHGHLLSGMITIIVATVLVTLIAFCISQFTRRMAASGGLHSFAFRGLGTRAAITTGIAILVKYVGSAVMTLYHGGLAVITLLGFAGIRVHGTFQLIALYTVLAALILACLLRSVRFAALAILLAESCSLLFIVVLMMIGGDQQAQIIPSTSGHGLLITALAALFALAGFESAAFFGPEARRPLVTVTRTVLFTPIICGALFIFAGWAAWTGRSDTLVNAYLHGTSTGVSPAVVIALNIGMGCSWLASSMASSNAASRLLYSFGVERLLPRVFAHVHSAFRTPDVALSAVVAVVLFGGGTFAVIGRGVFFEDLRLTVRAAVIVAYALVAISSVVFLTRIGEDTPRVLAAASCGSGAGAVVLGYLVYANIVDHTYIAPIAVLVILSSGTLWQFYLRRRSPKSLLHIGAFDQPETEDVLPGAGVFATDAAGNIVLVGESAAGPR; this is encoded by the coding sequence ATGTCCGCACTCACCGAGGCCATCGCGCGATCGTTCACCACGCGCGAGAAGCAACCAACCGCGCGCTCACCGCTGCGCGCACTCGGGCGTCGACAACTCTCGGGCGCCGAAGTTTTGGCGCAATCGGTGGCAACCACAGCACCGGCCGTCTCGATGGTTGTGCTGCCGGTCACCATGCTGACACATGGACACCTTCTGAGTGGGATGATCACGATCATTGTCGCGACCGTACTGGTCACGTTGATCGCGTTCTGCATCTCCCAATTCACCAGGAGGATGGCAGCATCGGGCGGACTCCACAGTTTTGCCTTTCGCGGGCTGGGCACCCGAGCCGCCATCACCACCGGCATCGCCATCCTCGTCAAATACGTCGGCAGTGCGGTGATGACGCTCTATCACGGTGGGCTGGCGGTGATCACGCTGCTCGGGTTTGCCGGCATACGCGTGCACGGCACATTTCAGCTGATCGCCCTGTACACCGTGCTCGCGGCTCTCATCCTTGCGTGCCTGCTCCGGAGTGTCAGATTTGCAGCACTCGCAATTCTCCTGGCCGAAAGCTGTTCCCTGCTCTTCATTGTCGTCCTCATGATGATCGGCGGAGATCAACAAGCACAGATCATTCCGTCCACCTCGGGCCACGGACTACTGATCACCGCACTCGCCGCACTCTTTGCGCTCGCCGGATTCGAGAGCGCCGCCTTCTTCGGCCCCGAAGCCCGCCGCCCACTGGTAACCGTGACGCGTACAGTCCTTTTCACCCCGATCATCTGCGGCGCCCTCTTCATCTTTGCCGGCTGGGCCGCCTGGACGGGGCGCAGCGACACCCTCGTCAACGCGTACCTGCACGGAACCTCCACCGGTGTCAGCCCTGCCGTAGTGATCGCGCTCAACATCGGAATGGGATGCTCGTGGCTCGCGTCGTCGATGGCGTCGTCGAATGCCGCGTCGCGCCTGCTCTACTCGTTCGGTGTGGAACGCCTCCTCCCCCGCGTTTTTGCACACGTGCACAGCGCGTTCCGCACACCCGACGTCGCGTTGAGCGCAGTTGTTGCCGTCGTCCTGTTCGGCGGTGGCACCTTCGCCGTGATCGGGCGAGGTGTGTTCTTCGAAGATCTCCGGCTGACGGTGCGGGCGGCGGTGATTGTCGCCTACGCACTGGTGGCGATCAGTTCCGTCGTATTCCTCACACGCATCGGCGAGGACACACCCCGCGTACTCGCCGCCGCATCCTGTGGCAGCGGTGCGGGCGCCGTGGTCCTCGGATACCTGGTGTACGCGAACATCGTTGACCACACGTACATCGCACCGATCGCAGTGCTGGTGATCCTCAGTTCGGGCACACTGTGGCAGTTCTATCTGCGTCGTCGCAGCCCGAAAAGCCTCCTGCACATCGGCGCCTTCGACCAGCCCGAAACCGAGGACGTGCTTCCCGGCGCCGGGGTTTTTGCCACCGACGCTGCCGGCAACATCGTGCTGGTGGGCGAATCCGCTGCCGGTCCGCGCTGA
- a CDS encoding IclR family transcriptional regulator, whose translation MVGRPRDLGGHEPRAVQRALALLESAAQLGSGATAKDIAALAGIPPATAYRLLNILVADGYLVRIADLSGFALGRRTRELAGAAAEPTPVDNSVLLEELRDQVRYGVYLASYDKGKVRLVDRDPDHELSGERTLVSALHASAIGKLLLSSRPELAASPLKKITAHTITDADHLELELSRIRRGEPAREVDEIRIGRSALAVPISDGQNGVVGSLAAIGPTGRLSTEDTGLEALLRDYAGRMVSPSLCRAS comes from the coding sequence ATGGTGGGTCGACCACGAGATCTCGGCGGCCATGAACCGAGAGCAGTCCAGCGCGCATTGGCATTGCTCGAGTCCGCGGCGCAACTCGGTTCAGGCGCCACCGCCAAAGATATTGCCGCACTGGCAGGCATCCCGCCCGCCACGGCGTACCGGTTGCTCAACATCCTTGTCGCCGACGGTTACCTGGTCCGGATCGCGGATCTCTCCGGATTTGCGCTCGGCCGACGCACCCGCGAATTGGCCGGGGCCGCCGCCGAACCCACACCGGTGGACAACTCCGTACTCCTCGAAGAACTGCGCGACCAAGTGCGCTACGGCGTGTACCTCGCGTCGTACGACAAGGGAAAGGTCCGGTTGGTCGACCGCGATCCCGATCACGAGCTTTCCGGTGAACGCACTCTCGTGAGCGCGCTGCACGCCTCGGCTATCGGAAAACTGTTGTTATCTTCGCGGCCCGAACTGGCGGCCTCGCCGCTCAAGAAGATCACCGCGCACACCATCACCGACGCCGACCACCTCGAACTCGAACTCTCCCGCATCAGACGCGGTGAGCCGGCGCGGGAGGTCGACGAGATTCGCATCGGCCGCTCAGCGCTTGCCGTTCCGATCAGTGACGGCCAGAACGGTGTTGTGGGCTCGCTGGCCGCTATCGGCCCCACCGGCAGACTGTCCACCGAGGACACCGGGCTCGAGGCTTTGCTCCGCGACTACGCCGGCCGGATGGTCTCTCCATCGTTGTGCCGAGCCAGCTGA
- the dcd gene encoding dCTP deaminase, with the protein MLLSDRDIRAEISVGRLGIDPFDDSMVQPSSVDVRLDGLFRVFNNTRYTHIDPAQRQDELTSLVEPAEGEPFVLHPGEFVLGSTLEVCSLPNDLAGRLEGKSSLGRLGLLTHSTAGFIDPGFSGHITLELSNVANLPITLWPGMKIGQLCLLKLSSAAEFPYGSSEAGSKYQGQRGPTPSKAYLNFNRG; encoded by the coding sequence GTGCTGCTCTCCGATCGTGACATCCGTGCCGAAATTTCAGTTGGACGCCTGGGCATCGACCCGTTCGACGATTCGATGGTCCAACCGTCGAGCGTCGACGTGCGCCTGGATGGTTTGTTTCGGGTTTTCAACAACACGCGATACACGCACATCGATCCGGCGCAGCGTCAGGATGAGCTGACGAGCCTGGTCGAGCCCGCTGAGGGTGAGCCGTTTGTGCTGCACCCGGGTGAGTTTGTCCTCGGTTCGACGCTCGAAGTGTGCTCGCTGCCCAACGACCTTGCGGGCCGTTTGGAAGGCAAGTCGAGCTTGGGCCGTCTGGGTCTGCTGACTCACTCGACTGCTGGGTTCATCGATCCGGGATTCAGCGGCCACATCACGTTGGAACTGTCGAACGTCGCGAATCTTCCGATCACGCTGTGGCCGGGAATGAAGATCGGTCAGCTCTGCCTGCTCAAGCTGTCGAGCGCTGCAGAGTTCCCGTACGGAAGTTCCGAGGCCGGTTCCAAGTACCAGGGCCAGCGTGGTCCGACGCCGTCGAAGGCGTACCTGAACTTCAACCGGGGCTGA
- a CDS encoding GAF domain-containing protein, which translates to MTPPSPTDATSSDNASDDSADQREETAADNAEPATRDPFSAINEAYTDPALVAVFEGLRAAVSGEQSHVWSALNDSARLRAVYDTGLLEPGPHPEVDQIVGLTIDAVGIPNAALNMITDVEQVNAAIASRSGDTGEQRTHPLPDSLCVYTVVSGSPLIIDDIADHPVLRDHSAAQSGVVGAYIGIPIIDDAGHPVGTLCAWDSQPHHWSSGEVQIMTDLADVVQNVIFDK; encoded by the coding sequence ATGACACCACCGAGTCCGACAGACGCAACAAGTTCCGATAATGCAAGCGACGACAGCGCGGATCAACGCGAGGAGACGGCCGCGGATAATGCCGAACCTGCCACTCGCGACCCGTTCTCTGCGATCAACGAGGCGTATACGGATCCCGCGCTTGTCGCCGTCTTCGAAGGGTTGCGGGCCGCTGTCAGCGGCGAGCAGTCGCACGTGTGGTCGGCGCTCAACGACAGCGCCCGGTTGCGTGCCGTCTATGACACCGGACTTCTCGAGCCCGGGCCACATCCCGAAGTCGATCAGATTGTCGGATTGACCATCGACGCGGTCGGGATCCCGAACGCTGCACTGAACATGATCACCGACGTCGAGCAAGTCAACGCCGCGATCGCCTCCCGCTCAGGCGACACCGGGGAACAACGGACCCATCCCCTCCCCGACTCACTCTGCGTCTACACAGTCGTGAGCGGTTCCCCACTCATAATCGACGACATCGCCGACCACCCGGTACTCAGGGATCATTCGGCCGCCCAAAGCGGCGTAGTGGGCGCTTACATCGGCATCCCGATCATCGACGACGCAGGTCATCCCGTAGGGACGCTGTGCGCGTGGGACAGCCAACCGCATCATTGGTCGAGTGGTGAGGTCCAGATCATGACCGACCTTGCCGACGTCGTCCAAAACGTAATCTTCGACAAATAA